The Natrinema caseinilyticum genomic sequence GCTCGACGTCCTCGTTCGGTCCGAGAATCGAGACGCGTCACCCTGTGGAGTCGGTCGGCTTGTGGGAGGTTTTCGAAATCACTCCGAGCGAGTCCATCGCCGCGCACGCCACCGGTCCGCGCGTCTCGCCGGTGCGCCAGCACCTCGTCGTCCGGCTGGCTGCGCCGAGTGTTACACGGGCTCTCGAAGCGCCCAGACGTCCTCGAGCGGGTCGAGCCGGTGAGGTTCCGTCCCGCGGGTAGAGACGATTCCGGTGTGATACAGCATCGCTTTCAACTGGAACACGGTCGGCGAGTGATAGACGGACCCGTCCTCGAGCGCCGAGCGTCGAAGGGTCCCGGTTTCCGTCAGAACGCGACTTCGGACGCCGTCGGTCCCGCGGACGAATAGTTCGACGGTGAACGACGGGTGGAGTTCGTGGAGGTACTCGACGACGTCGACGAGCGACGGCTCCGCGATCCCATCCTCGTGCATGTGCTGAAGCTCCGAAACCAGCAGTTCGGTCGCCGGATAGGCGAAGACGACGCGACGAGCCAACTGGCCCCACTCGGGTGCCAGGTCGACGAACCGTTTTCGTGAGCGGTACCAGTCCTCGAACTCCTCGAGTGCCGCTTCCGCGGACCCACGACGCGCGTTCGCGAACCTGACGACCTCCGCACCGAGCGACGTCAGTTCGACGCCCCCCGAACCCACGTCCGTCTCGATCAGCCCCAGAAACGCGGCGCCGCGGCGAGCGTCCGCGACCGCACTCACCACGTTGTACTCGGTTAGCAGCGCCGCGGTCTCGCCCGGCGCGTAGTGTGCCAGCGGATAGCCGAGGTAGTTCTTCGGGTGGTTCAACCCGAACGACCTGTCCGCGACCCCCTGCGCACTGGCCTGAAAACGGAGCGCACGCGCCTCCGTGGTCGTCCGGTTGCCGACGACGCGGGGGGCCTCGAGCACCGCGACGTCTCCCGTCGAACTGACCCCGAGGACGCCGACGTTCAATTCTCGCGCGAGCGTCCGGTCGGTTTCGGAGATCGAACTCGCGGGCGCGGCGAGATACGCCGCGTTCGCCTCGTGGAGTCGGTCGTAGGCCTGGACGATCCCGAGTTGCGTATCGACGCCGCCGTCCGTCTCCCCTTTCGCTTCCACGGCGACCAGCGGCGGCTCGTCGCCGAGGCGCTCGACGGCGAGGAGGTCGGACTCGAGGGTTCGAACCCCGACGAGATCGGGATACCCACCGCCGATCTCGACGTGGTTGAACGGGGCCAGGCAGTCGCGAACGGCCGGGTCGATCGGGCGACCGGGAAGCCACTCCGCCCTCGAGAACTGGGTATCGGTCACCGCGTACGCGGTGGACTCGTCCGCCGACGGAAAGAGACGACGCTTCGTGTGGGCCAGCACCTGCGGTTCCGAGAGCGACCGGGCCGCACTACTCATGAGCTCCCTTCGGACACCCCTCACAATAACGTTCTGGCGATCGGGAAGACGACGAACCGGTCTCGCGGGCGGGACGACGAGTCGAAACCGGCACAGCACTTATTTCGATTGACATGGTCGGGCCGACCATGTGTTGTCGTGACATCCCACAGAACCGACGCGCTCGAGTGACCGGTCCGCCCATCGAGGTGGCGCGATGAGCGCAAAGACGCGGAGTCGCTGGGGGTGGGGTTTCGAAGGCGAGATGATCGACGAAGACCGACTCCGCGAGCGAAAGGAGTACCTCGAGTCCGCGCTCGGATTTCCGGACCGTCCCGTCCTCGAACCGGTCCCGCTTGCCGACGCGACGGTTCCCGACCCGGCGATCGAAGTCCCGAATCACCTCGCGGATTGCTGTTCGGCGGATCGAGCGGTTCGGGCCAGACGAACGTACGGCATGGCTCGCCCGGAGAGCATCCGCGCGTTCCACGGCGATTTCAGCCCCGCCCCGGATATCGTCGCCCGGCCGACGACGGAGTCCGAGGTCGAGTCGATACTCGCGTGGGCGTCCGAACAGCGCGTCGCCGTTTCGCCGGTGACCGGGGGAACCGGCGTCGCCGGCGGGACGGGACCGCCGTCGGGTGACGTCCGCGCCGGATACGCGGGAACGCTCGCGCTCGATCTCAGGGGCCTGAACGACGTCCTCGAGGTGGACGAGACGTCGCGGACGGCGCTGATCCAGGGCGGAACGTTGGGACCGGATATCAACGACCAGCTCGACGAGTTCGGGCTGCACCTCCGTCACTACCCGCAGTCCTATCGGCTCTCGGGACTCGGCGGGTGGATCGCGACGCGCTCCGGCGGCCACTACGCGACCAGGTACACCCACATCGACGAGTTCGTCGAGAGCGTCCGAATGGTCTGTCCGGCGGGCACGTTCGAAACGCAGCGACTCCCCGCCCACGGTGCCGGCCCGGACGCGAACCGACTCGTCTGTGGCTCCGAGGGGAGCCTCGGTGTCATCACGCAGGCGTGGATACAAGTCGAACCGCGACCGACGTACCGATCCGATGCGGCCGTGTACTTCGACGGGATTCTCGAGGCCGCGGCGGCGATCCGCAGGATCGTCCAGTCGAAACTGACGCCGGCGAACTGTCGCCTCCACGACCGGGTCGAGACGAGCCTCTACGGGATGGACGACCTCGAGAAGGACCTCGTCGTTCTGGGGTTCGAGTCCGCCGATCGGCCGACCGACGGGGCCCTCGACCGAGCCATCGAAATCTGCGCGGCGGAAGGCGGAGTCTGTCCGGACGGTCCGGATCACTACGGCCCCGGCTACGGGCGCGACCGGCCGGACGACAGCGACGTCGCACGATGGGGCACCGCGTTTCAACTCGGCGGCGCCGGGAGCACCGACGTGCCGCTGTGCGTCGTCGGCGGAACCGTCGAGACCGCGGTGACGTGGGATCGCTTCCCGACGTTTCACGAGGCCATGCTCGCGGCCCTCACCGAGGCCGTCGAGTCGGAGTGCGAGATGGGACACGTCTCGACCCGGTTCACACACGTCTATCCGGACGGCCCCGCCGTGTACTACACGTTCCGCGCGCCGGGTGCTCCCGATCCCGACCGGCGGATCGAACAGTGGCAGCGGATCAAACGGGCCGGACTCGATACCGTCATGGAATACGACCTGACGCCGACGCACCACCACGCCGTGGGTCGGGATCACAAGGAGTGGTACGCGGCGCAGATACCGGAGCACTACGGGAGCGCCCTGCGCGCCGTCAAAGCCGTCCTCGATCCGGCGGGGATAATGAATCCCGGCGTCCTCGTCGACCCACCCGAACGCGAGTGAACCCGTGAGTCGACCGGCGGGTGACACGGCGATCCAAGCGGCGGGGGCCCGGGTGATCCGAGCGAGGGGCGTCCGAACCCCTCCTCGAGTCAGGGATTTGTGTCTCGAGTCCGTACGAACGCCGATGACGGAGCCGACACTCGTCTACGACGACGACTGCGGATTCTGTACGTGGTGGGCGGAGTACGTCGACGAGCGGACGGACGTCCGTCTCGTCGGGTTCAGCGACCTCGAAGGTACCGTTCGCGAGCGACTGCCCGCCGAGTACGAGGAGTGTGCGCACCTGGTGACCGAAGACGAGGTCCACTCCTGTGGCGCGTCGATCGAGCAGGCGCTGGTCCGCACCGATATCGCCGGGCCCGCCGCGGAGGTCGTCGACTTCCTCCGACAGTTCGACGACTACGAACGGCTCCGGGAGCGATCGTACCGCTGGGTCGCGACCAACCGCGACCGCCTGGGCGAACTCCTCTCGAGGACGCCACCGGCGCAACGCGAACCGGACGATGCCTGATCCGGCCGAGTCGCCCGTCGATCACGGCACCCTCGAGCCCGAATCGGGGCCGCCACGCCCGGAACCGGGGGCCGTCTGCCTGATCCCGCTCACGTCGCTTCCAGCTACTGGGTGTCCGCTCGAGTCGGTTCGTCCCGTGGACGGACCGAACGGGCCGTTCTCACGGCTCGAGTGACTCACCTTGAAACAGCCTGGAGTCCCCACACACGTAGGAGTGATCGTTACGCACTTGACGCGAGAACGACCGGTATGAGTGACGCCACCCCCGAAGAACCGATCGATCTCCTGCTCGTCGAGGACAACCCCGGCGACGTTCGCCTCACCGAGGAGGCGTTCAAATCGACCGACAGCGAGATCGAATTTCACACCATCAGCGACGGAACGGAGGCCGCGAAGTACGTTCACCGGCTTCACTCGGAGGGACCGGAGGACGGTCTCGACCTCGTCCTCCTCGATTTGAACCTCCCGCGGATCGACGGGTTCGCGGTGCTCGAAGCGCTCGACGAGGAGTTCGACTACCCGCCACCACCCGTGCTTATCCTCTCCAGTTCGGAGACCGAAGAGGACATCGTCAAGAGTTACGAGAAGAACGCGAACGCGTACCTCACGAAGCCGGACGGCCCGATGGAATTCAATTCGATGGCGCAGGCGATCGAAGACTTCTGGATCGAGACGGCACGTCATCCACCCGCGCCCACGTGAGCGTCGCCCGCGAACAGCTACGCGCCGTCGGACAGGTACCGTAACGCGCCCCCGGCGACCGTGACGACGACTCCCCCCGAGGCCAGAACGAGGAGTCCGGAACCGTACGATCCGGTGACGTCGCGAAGCGTCCCGACGAGCACCGGGCCGAGGAAGCCGCCGATCTCGCCGACGGCGAAGATGAATCCGACGGCCGTCCCAGTCAATCGCGCGCCGATTCCCTCGAGGTCCGGCGGGATGGCCCGGACGAGCGGGGAGAGCCCGCCGACGCCGAACCCGGTGACGAGCACGCTCCCGACGAGCAGGAGGCCGACGTCGCTGGCGAGAATACCCGAGACGCCGACGGTAGCGACGACGCCGCAGACCATCAGGGCCGTTCGACGCGCGCCGAAGCGGTCCGCGACCGCGGGGACGGCGAGGACGCCGACGACGTTGGCCGCAACGAGCAGGCTCGTCGTCCGGCCCGCCCGGTCTGCCGAGTACCCGCGGGCCTCGAGCAGGGTGGGGAGCCACCCCTGTATCCCGTGAGCGATCAGCAGGTACATCGTCCCCACGACGACCACGAGTTGCAGCTCCCGATGGGTGAGAACCAGTTCGAGGTCCCGCTGAACGGCCGCGAGCGTGAGCGACGAATCGGCCGCCTCGGCGCCGTTGGCCGCGCGGTTTCGGGGGTCGATCCTGAGCCGCCGCGCGACGACGAACCACAGGAGGCCGTACCCGAAGGCCACGACCCCGCTCCAGAAGAAGAGCGCGCGCCAGCCGCCGAGCAGCGGACCCAGAACCGGCCGACCGACGGCGAAGGCGCTCGCCGTTCCCGCGGACGCCCCCACCAGATAGATCGAGGACGGGAAACCGGTTTCGTCGGGCGGGAACAGCACCGAGACGAGTTTCGGCAACCCGAACGTGATCGCCGTCGCGCCGACGCCGATCAGGAGCGTCGTCCCGAGTAGCGACGGAAATCCGACCGCGAAGCTGCGACCGATCTGGGCGACGCCGTAAATCAGAACGCCGGCCGCGAGGCTCCGGCCCGGACCGACTCGGTCGACGACCATCCCCGAGGCCAGCGCGATCGGAATGTAAGTCAGCGGGACCGCTCCAGCGGCAATCCCCGCTTGCGTCCCCGAGAGCCCGAGTTCGTCGATTATCGTCGAGAGATACGCCGGCAGCGAAAACCAGATGAACATCAAGCAGGTGTAGCCGAGCGTCCCGACGACGACGGTACCGTACGCGCGTCGCCGATCCATCCGTCCAGTCATCCGTCCGTGGATGGGCAGCGGTGGGCCGAGTATCTTCGCGTCGCGGTAGCCGCTCCGTGGACGGCAGGCGAGGGGGAAGGCTTTCTATCGCGGCGTGGTCGATCGTCCCGTGACACCGACGGAACGGGCGTTTCTCGAACGGGGCCGCGTCGCCGCGTTAGCGACCGTCGACGGCGACGGCCGACCGCACGCGGTGCCGATCTGTTACGCGCTCTGCGAGCGCGAGGACGTGATCGATTCGGCGAAGGCGGCCGATCCGACGGACGGAACGGAACTCGTCTCGGCGATCGACGAGAAGCCGAAGACGACGAGCGCCCTGCAGCGAGTGCGGAACGTGCGAGCGAACCCGCACGTGACGGTGCTCGTCGACCGATACCGCGCGGACTGGTCGCGCCTCGGGTGGGTCCAGGTCCGCGGTCGAGCGCGGATCGTAGAGCCAGATACCGCGGCGGATTCCGCCGTCGACGTCGCGACGCGAGAGTCGGCCGATTCGGAGCGGTACGACGCGACCGATTCGGCGTTGCACGACGCGGCCGTGGCCGCGCTCGAGACGAAGTACAATCAGTACGCGACCCAGGATCTCGGCGACCGACCGATCATCTCGATTCGCGCGGATCGGACCGTCTCGTGGGGCGCGCTCGAGTCGGACTGATGCCGAATGCAGTGACGGGCGTCTCGGCGGGGGGTGCCCTCACTCGTCGACGAGCGACCGCTCGGCGTTGCCGACGATGAGCAGGGCGCCCGCCACGACGGCGACGGTCGTCACGAGCGGGTTCACGACGCCGAGAACGGCGGCGGGGATCGCGAGTGCGTTGTAGACAAACGCGAGCCCGATGTTCTGCCTGATGCGCGTTCGGGCCGCCGTCGCTAGCGCGAACGCCCGTTCGACCGCGGCGAGGTCGTCGTCGGCGATGGCGACGTCGGCCGCGTCGGCGGCGAGTGCGGTCCCGCTTCCCAGCGAGATACCGAGATCCGCCGCGGCGAGCGCGGGCGCGTCGTTCGTCCCGTCGCCGACCATCGCGACCCGATTGTCCGCTCGCATCCGCCTGACCGCCGCCGTCTTTCCGTCCGGCGAGACGCCGGCGAAGACGCGATCGACGCCCGGATGCCGATCGAAGACGTCGGCGGCCGTCCCGTCGTCGCCGGTCAGCACCACGACGTCGATCCCGGTTTCGTTCAGCGCCGTGATGGTCTCGTCCCAGGCCTCGCGGGGGTCGTCACCCACGACGACGATCCCGTCCGCCTCGCCGTCCCGACCGACGACGACGGGCAGTCGACCGGCCGCTCGAGCGCCGTCGATTCGCTCGCAGAGCGCGTCGCCGATCGTCCAGCCGCGGTCCCGGAAGAGATCGGGGTGGCCGACGAGTACCGTTCGCCCGTCGACGGATCCCTCCACACCCGTCGCGTGCGTCTGAAAGTCCTGGACGTCCATCCCGCCGGACGCGGCCGACCCGCCGTCCGCGCGAGTCGTATCCTGGGGGCCGTCGTTCGCGTCATCGTCGCGGCCCGCGTCCGCGTCGAAGGCGTCCGCGATCGCCGTCGCCGCCGGATGGGCCGCACGCCGCTCGAGGGCCGCAGCGGCCTCGAGCAACTCGTCCGGCGCGTCGGCTTCGCGGACGCTCATCTCGCCGCTGGTGAGCGTGCCGGTCTTGTCGAACACGACGACGTCGATCGCGCGCAAGCGCTCGAAGATCGTCTCGTCGAAGACGACGATTCCGCGCTCTAAGGCTTCTTGAAGGCTCGTCGCGACGGTATACGGCGTCGCGAAGGCGAGCGCCCACGGACTCGCGACCATGAACGTCATGAGGACGGCCAGTACGACGCTCTTTACGCCCGGGTCGGTGAAGATCGAGATCGCGCCCACGAGGGCGGCGGCGGCGAGGACGATCGGAACGATGACCGCAGCGACTTCGTTCGCGCGGCGCGTGATGCCGTGGTCCGCGCTCTGAACGTTCCAGACCACCTGCGTCAGTTGCTCGATGCTGCTGGTCGTCCGCTCTCCGACGTCGACGATCGCCGCGTCGGTCGTGACGACCGAGCCACCGACGACCTCGTCACCCGCGCGTTTCGTGACCGGGAGCGACTCCCCCGTCACGACGGCCTCGTCGACCGCACACTCGCCTTCGGCGAGCGTCCCGTCGACGGGAATGCGCTCGCCCTCGCGGACGAGTACTCGATCGCCGGACTCGAGGTCCGAGACGGGAAGCTCGGTCGTCGACCCGTCCGAGGCGTACAGCCGGGCCGTGTCGACCTGCGAGACGGTGAGGTCGGTCAATCGATCCGTGGCGCGTCGCTTGACCGTCGTCTCGTAGTACGTGGCGCCCATCACGATCGAGGCGACGACGATCGTCAGATCGAAGTAGAGGTGGGTCCCGCCGAGGCCGGTGGTGATGACGCTGTAGAGGTACGCGCTGACGATCGTCAGCGCCGCGAGCAGATCCGTCGTCGGTCGCCGGAGTTTCAGGCTGACGGAGGCCCCTCGCAGGAGCGGGCCGCCGGTCAGGTAGAGGATCGCCCCCGTCAACACCACGAACAGGGGCAGGTACAACGTCCCGCTGAAGCCGGTGAACGCGTTCTCGAAGTGCGAGATCGCGCCCCAGTCGGTAAACGACGTCAGAAACATCGGATAGAGGATCGCCACGAACGGAAGCAGGAGGAACGATCCGAAGACGACCCCCACCACGTACCGCATCTCGAGCATGTCGTCGGCGCGGCGCTTCCGGAGACCGGACATCTCGCGGGAGCGCCGCGTCCCGCCCGTCTCGTCGTCGGCGGTCGCGTCCTCCCGCAAGTAGGCCGTGTAGCCGAGCGTACTCAGCGCGTCCTCGAGCGTCCCCGCCGTGATCCGGTCGGGATCGTGATCGACGCGGATCGTCTCCGTGACGTAACTCGCCTCGGCCTCGACGACGCCGTCACGTTCCGCGGCGACGGACTCGAGGAACGCCTCGCAGGTCGCCGAGTGCATGCCGTCGACCCGGAGGAACGTGCGGACCGTTCCGTCGTGTCCGTCCCGCCGCTCGTCGTCCGCACTCGCGGTCGAACCCGGATCGGGGGCGGAGGACCCGAGTTCGTTTCCGTCCTCGCTCACACCGTACGCTGCAGCGACGTCCCGGCAGCCGGTCGAACAGAAGTCGTCCGATACCGACCCGCCTTCCCGCTGGGACAGCGTCGCCCCGCACAGCCGACAGCGGTCCGGCCGGTCGCTCCCGTTGGGTCGATCGGTCACAGTCGCCACTGCGGGTTCGACGGCAATAACGGTGACCGATCCGACCGATCGTCGGCAGGCGGGGAGAAACGGCCGCCGTCACGTCGTATCCAGGTCGAGTCGGGAGAGCGTCCATCCGTCGATCGGGCTGGACTCGAGGTCGAGTCCGTCGCCGAGATCGCGTGCGAGGAGGGTCCGTGACGACGGTCGAACCAGCGCCGACAGCGGCAGTCGGGTATCCGGATAGAACCGGAACCGAAGGGGTGTCGGCATCGTCTCACCGAACGCGGTGAGATAGCGCCTGTCGGCGAAGTCGTCGATCGCCGCCACGAGGAGGCGGTTGAGCGCCACTCGTTCGGGTTCGATCGTCCGCGGCAGCGTCTCGACGATCCGGGCGCGGTCGGCACCGGTCGAGAGGACGAGTGCGGCGACCGGATCGCCGTCCCGTCGAGCGACGTAGGTCAGATACGAGTGGGCGGGGTTGGCGAACCGCCACCGGTAAAAGTCCGCCGTCCTGTTCGTGTGGATCCCGTCGGGGATCGATCGCCGATAGATCGTTGCGAGCGTCTCGGTCGGTGGCGTCCCGTAGTATTCGACACCTCGCTCGTCGTCGAAGTCGACGAACAACCGGTCACCGGCGCGATGGGCACGCGTAATCGTTCCCTCGAGCACCTCCGCGAGTCCGTTGCTCGGGCGACCGTGGTCGGTCGGCCGCGCGTCGGTGATCGGTCCCGCTTCGTCGGTGCGTCCGTCCGTGGCGGCTGCCGGCGGCTCGACGATCCGCTCCTCGAGGGCGTCGACGGGGTTCTGCGGCCGGTAGTAGGCGGGGACGGTTCCGATTTCCTGCCAGCCGGAAGCGAGGTTCCCCGGCAACGAGTTCTCGTTCGGGAAGTTGAAGAAAAACGACGGCGGGCCGGCCGTGTAGCGCTCGATCGCCCGCTCGTTCAAGCGAGCGAACACGCCGCGTTCGCGGTGGTCCGGGTGAACCATCGTATCGCAGGGCTGGAACGCCGTTCGAACGATGCCGCCGAGGGACATCTCCTGGGCGAAGAACGACCGGAAGCCGATCGGATCGCCGTCGGCGGTCGCGACGATAATCGGGACGTGATCGACGTACGGGTTCTCGCGGAACTTCCAGCGGAACCAGCCGGGGCTTCTGTCGTGACCGAACACGGTTTCGAACATCGACAGGAACGTCGCTCGATCGCTGGGCTCGAACGCTCGGACGGTGTACTGTGACGCCGTACGGAGAGGTGCGTTCATGGGCAGGGACGGTTCACGCCCGAGAGCGGGACGAACTCGGAGACGTCCCGCCGCGTGGCCGTGACTGGTAACTGTTCGCCCGAGAGCGGAATACTGGTTCGCCTTGAATACGCCCATTTCGACAGGTTGACAAACCGCTCGACGGGGAGTACTATCGAACGAGCGCAGCTTAGTGTGACCCCCTTTCGTTCGATTTTCGAATGCGACCGAGACGACACGAAACGCGCAACGACGACCTCTCACGCGAACCCCGTTCTTGCCGACCGGCCTCCGTGCACCCGAGTCAGCGCCGTTCGACGGCGGACCCGTTCTCGCCGACGGCCACGGCCCGCTTCCCTGCCGAATCGGTAGAAACGGAAAGCAGCGACTCCGGCGAGCGAGTTTCGACCCGCTCCCACTGGGCCGTCGAATCCCGTTCGTAGATCGCCCCGTCCGCGTCGCAGGCGATCGTCTCCCCCTCGCGGCGCGCGATTCCGCAGACGGCCTCCTCGCCGACCCGCTCGGGAGTCCACGTCGACGTTCCGCGGCGGTGGACGACGCCGTCGTCCGCGCTCACCAGGCAGTCACCCCGCCCGAGCGTGGCGAGGGTCTCGAGCGTCCCGCCCGCGCCGACGGGACCGACGCCGTCGAACGATTTGCCGCCGTCCGTCGTCTCGAAGACGCCGTCGTTCGTATCGCAGCAGTAGCCGACCGACGCATCGGCGAGGGCGATCCCGCTCAGGCTCGAGCCGTCGCCGGGCGTGACGGGGTCGTCCCACGAAACGTCGCCGTCGCGATAGCGCCCGCGGCAGACCGCGCCCGAGCCGTTGATCAACAAGATCGTTTCGTCGCCGCCCACACCGCCGACGGCGACCCCGGGCCAGTTGTCGGTGATCCCCGCGGGTGCCGTGTAGTCCTCGTGACGGTCGGTGTCGGCCTCGAGCCGACCGACGGCGCCGCTATCGCCCGCGATCCAGACCGCCTCGCCATCGGACGTGGCGTCGACCCCGGAGAGGTCCTCTCCCGCAGCCGCCGGTCCGTCCGCGAGGGCGATCGACCACTCGCTTTCGGCGTCATCGTCGGCGGCCGAAGCGGCGAGAACCAGTCCGTCGTCGCCGACCGCGTAGACCGCACCGGTTTCGGTGACGCAGACGTCGTTGAGCGTCGTTTCCGTGGGGACGTCGACGACGGTCCAGTCGCGAGTGCGCTCCGATTCGTCCGCTCCCTCGGGCGCCGCTTCGTCGGCTTCGGCCGGTGAAGTCCCGGAGTCGGTGGCTGAGCCCTCCGTCGTCACGATCGCCGTCCGTTCCGGCGACACCCGATCGGCGTCTTCGTCCTCGCGCGCCCGTTCCATTCGCTCTGCGGGCCCCGTCCGATCCTCTCGTTCCCCCTCCTCCGCTGGCGGTTGTCGAAGGTACAGCACGATCGGCGGCAGGACGTACGAGGCGATCGCCGGGAGGACGAACAGCCGGTGGACGATCGTCAGCGTCCCGAAGGCGGTCATACCCGCCGTCGCGACCGCGTGGACCCACGTGGTCGTATACCTGCGAAAGAACGGAACGAACCCGTCGCCGGAGCGCGCGTTGTGGGTAGCCATCGTCGACGTGCCTGGCCGCTCGAGTCCGCCTATCGGACTGGCGAGCAAAAACGTGCTGCAGGCACGCGACCGCCGGATCGGACTCCGAAGTCGCTCTCGATTCACGCACCGAGTCGCTGGAGATGGCTCGACCCACGCCCGCCGGCGGTCACCGAGTCCGACGCGATCGGCGGCGTGGTCTCGTCTCGAGCGAGAGACTGAGAACGCCGTTGTTGCATCTCCCCTCGCGGTCGTCGCCGAACACGAGGTGGCGCGGGAGCGGCGTGATGGTCCGGTCGGCGATCTCGTCGCC encodes the following:
- a CDS encoding FAD-binding oxidoreductase, with translation MSAKTRSRWGWGFEGEMIDEDRLRERKEYLESALGFPDRPVLEPVPLADATVPDPAIEVPNHLADCCSADRAVRARRTYGMARPESIRAFHGDFSPAPDIVARPTTESEVESILAWASEQRVAVSPVTGGTGVAGGTGPPSGDVRAGYAGTLALDLRGLNDVLEVDETSRTALIQGGTLGPDINDQLDEFGLHLRHYPQSYRLSGLGGWIATRSGGHYATRYTHIDEFVESVRMVCPAGTFETQRLPAHGAGPDANRLVCGSEGSLGVITQAWIQVEPRPTYRSDAAVYFDGILEAAAAIRRIVQSKLTPANCRLHDRVETSLYGMDDLEKDLVVLGFESADRPTDGALDRAIEICAAEGGVCPDGPDHYGPGYGRDRPDDSDVARWGTAFQLGGAGSTDVPLCVVGGTVETAVTWDRFPTFHEAMLAALTEAVESECEMGHVSTRFTHVYPDGPAVYYTFRAPGAPDPDRRIEQWQRIKRAGLDTVMEYDLTPTHHHAVGRDHKEWYAAQIPEHYGSALRAVKAVLDPAGIMNPGVLVDPPERE
- a CDS encoding DCC1-like thiol-disulfide oxidoreductase family protein, with product MTEPTLVYDDDCGFCTWWAEYVDERTDVRLVGFSDLEGTVRERLPAEYEECAHLVTEDEVHSCGASIEQALVRTDIAGPAAEVVDFLRQFDDYERLRERSYRWVATNRDRLGELLSRTPPAQREPDDA
- a CDS encoding response regulator translates to MSDATPEEPIDLLLVEDNPGDVRLTEEAFKSTDSEIEFHTISDGTEAAKYVHRLHSEGPEDGLDLVLLDLNLPRIDGFAVLEALDEEFDYPPPPVLILSSSETEEDIVKSYEKNANAYLTKPDGPMEFNSMAQAIEDFWIETARHPPAPT
- a CDS encoding CynX/NimT family MFS transporter; this encodes MTGRMDRRRAYGTVVVGTLGYTCLMFIWFSLPAYLSTIIDELGLSGTQAGIAAGAVPLTYIPIALASGMVVDRVGPGRSLAAGVLIYGVAQIGRSFAVGFPSLLGTTLLIGVGATAITFGLPKLVSVLFPPDETGFPSSIYLVGASAGTASAFAVGRPVLGPLLGGWRALFFWSGVVAFGYGLLWFVVARRLRIDPRNRAANGAEAADSSLTLAAVQRDLELVLTHRELQLVVVVGTMYLLIAHGIQGWLPTLLEARGYSADRAGRTTSLLVAANVVGVLAVPAVADRFGARRTALMVCGVVATVGVSGILASDVGLLLVGSVLVTGFGVGGLSPLVRAIPPDLEGIGARLTGTAVGFIFAVGEIGGFLGPVLVGTLRDVTGSYGSGLLVLASGGVVVTVAGGALRYLSDGA
- a CDS encoding TIGR03668 family PPOX class F420-dependent oxidoreductase → MTPTERAFLERGRVAALATVDGDGRPHAVPICYALCEREDVIDSAKAADPTDGTELVSAIDEKPKTTSALQRVRNVRANPHVTVLVDRYRADWSRLGWVQVRGRARIVEPDTAADSAVDVATRESADSERYDATDSALHDAAVAALETKYNQYATQDLGDRPIISIRADRTVSWGALESD
- a CDS encoding heavy metal translocating P-type ATPase yields the protein MTDRPNGSDRPDRCRLCGATLSQREGGSVSDDFCSTGCRDVAAAYGVSEDGNELGSSAPDPGSTASADDERRDGHDGTVRTFLRVDGMHSATCEAFLESVAAERDGVVEAEASYVTETIRVDHDPDRITAGTLEDALSTLGYTAYLREDATADDETGGTRRSREMSGLRKRRADDMLEMRYVVGVVFGSFLLLPFVAILYPMFLTSFTDWGAISHFENAFTGFSGTLYLPLFVVLTGAILYLTGGPLLRGASVSLKLRRPTTDLLAALTIVSAYLYSVITTGLGGTHLYFDLTIVVASIVMGATYYETTVKRRATDRLTDLTVSQVDTARLYASDGSTTELPVSDLESGDRVLVREGERIPVDGTLAEGECAVDEAVVTGESLPVTKRAGDEVVGGSVVTTDAAIVDVGERTTSSIEQLTQVVWNVQSADHGITRRANEVAAVIVPIVLAAAALVGAISIFTDPGVKSVVLAVLMTFMVASPWALAFATPYTVATSLQEALERGIVVFDETIFERLRAIDVVVFDKTGTLTSGEMSVREADAPDELLEAAAALERRAAHPAATAIADAFDADAGRDDDANDGPQDTTRADGGSAASGGMDVQDFQTHATGVEGSVDGRTVLVGHPDLFRDRGWTIGDALCERIDGARAAGRLPVVVGRDGEADGIVVVGDDPREAWDETITALNETGIDVVVLTGDDGTAADVFDRHPGVDRVFAGVSPDGKTAAVRRMRADNRVAMVGDGTNDAPALAAADLGISLGSGTALAADAADVAIADDDLAAVERAFALATAARTRIRQNIGLAFVYNALAIPAAVLGVVNPLVTTVAVVAGALLIVGNAERSLVDE
- a CDS encoding GNAT family N-acetyltransferase: MNAPLRTASQYTVRAFEPSDRATFLSMFETVFGHDRSPGWFRWKFRENPYVDHVPIIVATADGDPIGFRSFFAQEMSLGGIVRTAFQPCDTMVHPDHRERGVFARLNERAIERYTAGPPSFFFNFPNENSLPGNLASGWQEIGTVPAYYRPQNPVDALEERIVEPPAAATDGRTDEAGPITDARPTDHGRPSNGLAEVLEGTITRAHRAGDRLFVDFDDERGVEYYGTPPTETLATIYRRSIPDGIHTNRTADFYRWRFANPAHSYLTYVARRDGDPVAALVLSTGADRARIVETLPRTIEPERVALNRLLVAAIDDFADRRYLTAFGETMPTPLRFRFYPDTRLPLSALVRPSSRTLLARDLGDGLDLESSPIDGWTLSRLDLDTT
- a CDS encoding sialidase family protein; amino-acid sequence: MATHNARSGDGFVPFFRRYTTTWVHAVATAGMTAFGTLTIVHRLFVLPAIASYVLPPIVLYLRQPPAEEGEREDRTGPAERMERAREDEDADRVSPERTAIVTTEGSATDSGTSPAEADEAAPEGADESERTRDWTVVDVPTETTLNDVCVTETGAVYAVGDDGLVLAASAADDDAESEWSIALADGPAAAGEDLSGVDATSDGEAVWIAGDSGAVGRLEADTDRHEDYTAPAGITDNWPGVAVGGVGGDETILLINGSGAVCRGRYRDGDVSWDDPVTPGDGSSLSGIALADASVGYCCDTNDGVFETTDGGKSFDGVGPVGAGGTLETLATLGRGDCLVSADDGVVHRRGTSTWTPERVGEEAVCGIARREGETIACDADGAIYERDSTAQWERVETRSPESLLSVSTDSAGKRAVAVGENGSAVERR